A window from Leptospira wolffii serovar Khorat str. Khorat-H2 encodes these proteins:
- a CDS encoding acyl-CoA dehydrogenase family protein produces the protein MKDLRDKLSSFPKGEFRSVYKSSLPEIAKAGLFSALNGEGFRSFHEKLVLLPSFPHGVGVGVGLMAQTNVAGKILRFVTGKEKGIHPSPESLELGKQILDRLVNGHEILGLGVSEPGWMGKLTNLKSTASRAANGNIILTFHKGFVTNGADAAGFLVVARKEEGNFGVFYVPRNSEGLKLEEFHLDFAPEATHCKISAENLELPSHYEFVEDYSKFGADIHLSEMLSAAVLFCGMIRKIVSDLSQGQESRERFFVLGKLWDLSGLLFGKCLEISDKKDKNPDYKIEEDHPYGYEAILDECLSLLKSIPNFDAQKEYPDLGLFSSIHPARSPVYVKNRLKQSREWRKFGSLK, from the coding sequence ATGAAAGATCTGAGAGACAAATTAAGCTCCTTTCCTAAGGGAGAATTCCGTTCCGTTTACAAATCCTCCTTGCCGGAGATTGCGAAAGCCGGGCTTTTTTCCGCCCTGAACGGGGAAGGCTTTCGCTCTTTCCATGAAAAGCTGGTTCTATTGCCTTCCTTTCCGCACGGGGTGGGAGTCGGAGTGGGGCTTATGGCCCAAACCAATGTGGCTGGAAAAATCCTCCGATTTGTGACTGGCAAAGAGAAAGGGATCCATCCCAGCCCCGAGTCTTTGGAATTAGGAAAACAAATCTTAGATAGACTCGTAAACGGTCATGAAATATTGGGTCTGGGGGTGAGCGAGCCCGGATGGATGGGAAAACTTACGAATCTTAAATCCACTGCATCTCGCGCGGCAAACGGAAACATCATATTAACTTTTCATAAAGGGTTTGTGACGAATGGAGCCGATGCGGCCGGATTCCTGGTAGTCGCCCGTAAGGAAGAGGGAAATTTCGGCGTATTCTACGTTCCTAGAAATTCGGAAGGTCTGAAATTGGAAGAGTTTCATCTGGATTTCGCTCCCGAGGCCACTCATTGTAAGATCAGCGCCGAAAATTTGGAACTTCCTTCCCATTATGAATTCGTGGAGGATTATTCCAAATTCGGAGCGGACATCCATCTATCCGAAATGCTTTCCGCCGCGGTGTTATTCTGCGGAATGATTCGAAAGATCGTTTCCGATCTGAGCCAAGGACAGGAATCCAGGGAAAGGTTCTTCGTTTTGGGAAAACTTTGGGATCTAAGCGGTCTTCTATTCGGAAAATGTCTGGAGATCTCCGACAAAAAGGATAAGAATCCGGATTATAAAATCGAAGAGGATCATCCTTACGGATACGAAGCGATACTCGATGAATGTCTGAGCCTTCTGAAATCGATTCCGAATTTCGATGCGCAAAAGGAGTATCCGGATCTAGGATTATTCTCCTCCATCCATCCGGCACGTAGTCCCGTTTATGTAAAAAATAGGCTGAAGCAATCTAGGGAATGGAGAAAATTCGGATCCTTAAAATAA
- a CDS encoding cation diffusion facilitator family transporter → MKIEHKNSDSDFLPFGRQTILRPGKKGTVKTLIIAFFLSLIIFFWEIFGSSQSKSLALLADAGHVISDAFAFLLSISAVLIADRKPSPKMNFGFFRVEVFAAFLNSLLISGISVYIIFEAIERFKNHVEVLPDSMLIFSLGTIGFNMVSVLLLSRIAENNINLRSAYLHVLSDLLGTVSVLVGAVIIRFTGWNWVDPILSLILSLVILKSAGSILKESITILLEASPTSDEWDHLQKDILAIPGTKALLSAHTWTLTKGIHACAFRILIVDRANQKKILQEAYSILRGEWKFEQIYIQLEDSKTAQILDGIVAKTLHDIGSEEWGHHQHTHDHSHLDHSSR, encoded by the coding sequence TTGAAAATCGAACACAAAAACTCCGATTCGGATTTCCTTCCTTTCGGCAGACAGACGATTCTTCGCCCTGGAAAGAAAGGAACGGTAAAGACCCTAATCATCGCGTTTTTTCTTTCACTTATCATCTTCTTTTGGGAAATCTTCGGATCCTCTCAGAGTAAGAGTCTCGCGCTCCTTGCCGATGCAGGCCATGTAATCTCGGATGCGTTCGCTTTTCTTCTTAGCATTTCAGCCGTACTCATAGCGGACCGAAAACCCTCGCCCAAAATGAATTTCGGATTCTTTCGAGTGGAGGTATTTGCAGCCTTCCTGAATTCACTTCTTATTTCGGGGATTTCCGTCTATATCATATTCGAAGCGATAGAAAGATTCAAGAATCATGTGGAAGTCCTGCCCGACTCCATGCTTATTTTCAGTCTGGGAACCATAGGGTTCAATATGGTTTCCGTTCTATTATTGAGTAGAATCGCGGAGAATAATATCAATCTGCGTTCCGCTTATCTACATGTACTCAGTGATCTATTGGGAACAGTTTCCGTTCTTGTGGGAGCGGTTATCATTCGCTTCACCGGTTGGAATTGGGTGGATCCTATTCTTAGCCTGATTCTTTCTCTCGTGATCCTGAAATCCGCCGGTAGCATCCTAAAGGAAAGTATCACAATTCTTCTGGAAGCTTCTCCGACGAGTGACGAGTGGGATCATTTACAAAAAGATATCTTAGCGATCCCGGGAACCAAAGCATTACTCTCCGCTCATACATGGACGCTTACAAAAGGTATTCATGCCTGTGCCTTTCGGATTCTAATCGTCGATCGAGCGAACCAGAAAAAAATTCTACAGGAAGCTTATTCGATTTTAAGAGGAGAATGGAAATTCGAACAAATCTATATCCAATTGGAAGATTCCAAAACGGCGCAGATATTGGATGGAATCGTGGCAAAAACATTGCACGATATCGGTTCGGAAGAATGGGGACACCACCAACATACTCACGACCATTCTCATTTGGACCATTCTTCCCGCTGA